In the Streptomyces sp. f51 genome, one interval contains:
- a CDS encoding sulfite oxidase, with protein sequence MGQRLENISAPARLARPDEGISAQELALAARNHGLPLEALRYEITPPGLHYVLTHYDIPFAEEPDWRLALGGRVRRPLLFGVDELKARPAVRQRVTMECAGNGRALLTPRPVSQPWLVEAVGTAEWTGVPLRVLLAEAGVERDAVDVVFTGADHGVERGVEQDYRRALPLDVARGDEPEVLVAYAMNGAPLPPQHGHPLRLVVPGWYGMAQVKWLRGITVTDVPFRGFQQSVAYRLRQEAAEEGEPVTRIAPRALLAPPGFPDFMSRERAVCAGAVTVTGRAWSGWAPVTRVEVSTDDGHTWHPARLDPLGTHRWAWRAWHFTWRATPGRHVLSARATDADGHTQPLDQPWNRGGFVNNLVQRVPVLCLDDDGER encoded by the coding sequence ATGGGGCAACGCCTCGAAAACATCAGCGCACCCGCCCGGCTGGCCCGCCCGGACGAGGGCATCAGCGCCCAGGAACTGGCTCTCGCCGCCCGCAACCACGGACTGCCGCTGGAGGCCCTGCGGTACGAGATCACCCCGCCCGGGCTGCACTACGTGCTGACGCACTACGACATCCCGTTTGCGGAGGAGCCCGACTGGCGCCTCGCCCTCGGCGGCCGGGTGCGGCGACCCCTGCTGTTCGGGGTCGACGAGCTGAAGGCCCGTCCCGCGGTCAGACAGCGGGTGACCATGGAGTGCGCGGGCAACGGCCGCGCGCTGCTGACGCCCCGGCCGGTCAGCCAGCCGTGGCTGGTCGAGGCGGTGGGCACGGCCGAGTGGACCGGGGTGCCGCTGCGGGTGCTCCTCGCCGAGGCCGGGGTCGAACGGGACGCGGTGGACGTGGTGTTCACCGGAGCCGATCACGGCGTGGAGCGCGGGGTCGAGCAGGACTACCGGCGTGCCCTTCCACTGGACGTGGCCCGCGGCGACGAGCCCGAGGTCCTGGTGGCCTACGCGATGAACGGCGCGCCGCTGCCACCCCAGCACGGGCATCCCCTGCGACTCGTGGTGCCGGGCTGGTACGGCATGGCGCAGGTCAAGTGGCTCCGCGGGATCACCGTGACGGACGTGCCGTTCCGGGGATTCCAGCAGTCCGTGGCCTACCGCCTGCGGCAGGAGGCCGCCGAGGAGGGCGAGCCCGTCACCCGTATCGCCCCGCGCGCCCTGCTGGCCCCGCCGGGCTTCCCCGACTTCATGTCGAGGGAGCGGGCGGTCTGCGCGGGCGCCGTCACCGTGACCGGACGGGCCTGGTCGGGATGGGCGCCCGTGACCCGGGTCGAGGTCAGCACGGACGACGGGCACACCTGGCACCCGGCCCGGCTGGACCCACTCGGTACCCACCGCTGGGCCTGGCGCGCGTGGCACTTCACCTGGCGGGCGACCCCGGGGCGCCATGTCCTGAGCGCACGAGCCACCGACGCCGACGGGCACACCCAGCCGCTCGACCAGCCGTGGAACCGCGGCGGCTTCGTGAACAACCTCGTCCAACGGGTCCCCGTGCTGTGTCTGGACGACGACGGCGAGAGGTGA
- a CDS encoding helix-turn-helix domain-containing protein: MSQPLPPFPQRPESPDEPVLMQLGAPEAAPLRADAARNRARLLEAAARLVEEQGVARLTMEGVACAAAVGKGTVFRRFGDRTGLLMALLDHTEQRFQTAFISGPAPLGPGASPVERLHAFGCHALRQTSERLDLYLAAEPEVTRRFASAPYRVRFMHVCMLLRQTGPGPDTDIELVAQTLMGYLDPALIGHLTRQRGMPAERLEAGWRDLVDRSVARRPA, translated from the coding sequence ATGTCCCAGCCACTTCCGCCGTTCCCTCAGCGACCGGAATCGCCCGACGAGCCCGTCCTCATGCAGCTCGGCGCGCCCGAGGCCGCCCCGCTGCGCGCCGACGCGGCCCGCAACCGCGCCCGCCTGCTGGAGGCCGCGGCCCGGCTGGTCGAGGAGCAGGGTGTGGCCAGGCTCACGATGGAAGGCGTCGCCTGCGCGGCGGCGGTGGGCAAGGGGACCGTCTTCCGGCGCTTCGGCGACCGCACCGGCCTGCTCATGGCCCTGCTCGACCACACGGAGCAGCGCTTCCAGACCGCCTTCATCAGCGGTCCGGCCCCCCTCGGACCCGGCGCGTCACCGGTGGAGCGCCTGCACGCCTTCGGTTGCCACGCCCTGCGCCAGACCTCCGAGCGGCTCGACCTGTACCTCGCCGCCGAACCCGAGGTCACCCGCCGCTTCGCCTCGGCGCCGTACCGCGTCCGCTTCATGCACGTGTGCATGCTGCTGCGGCAGACGGGCCCGGGACCGGACACGGACATCGAGCTGGTCGCCCAGACGCTGATGGGCTACCTCGACCCCGCGCTGATCGGCCATCTGACCCGCCAGCGCGGCATGCCGGCCGAGCGACTGGAGGCCGGCTGGCGCGACCTGGTGGACCGGAGCGTCGCCCGCCGCCCTGCCTAG
- a CDS encoding NAD(P)H-dependent oxidoreductase: MSVRILALVGSLRAGSHNRQLAEAAVKLAPEGAEVEIFEGLAEIPFYNEDIDTEGTVPAAAARLRAAAGSADAFLLFSPEYNGTIPAVLKNAIDWLSRPYGAGAFTGKPVVVAGTAYGQFGGVWAQDEARKAVGIAGGTVLEDVKLSVPGSVVRFAETHPADDAEVAAQLSEVLNRLHGHVEAPAAA; this comes from the coding sequence ATGTCCGTACGCATCCTCGCGCTCGTCGGCAGCCTGCGCGCCGGTTCCCACAACCGCCAGCTCGCCGAGGCGGCCGTCAAGCTCGCTCCCGAGGGCGCCGAGGTCGAGATCTTCGAGGGTCTGGCCGAGATCCCCTTCTACAACGAGGACATCGACACCGAGGGCACCGTCCCCGCCGCCGCTGCCCGGCTGCGCGCCGCTGCCGGCTCCGCCGACGCCTTCCTGCTCTTCTCGCCCGAGTACAACGGCACCATCCCGGCCGTCCTGAAGAACGCCATCGACTGGCTGTCCCGCCCGTACGGCGCCGGCGCCTTCACCGGCAAGCCGGTCGTCGTGGCCGGCACCGCGTACGGCCAGTTCGGCGGCGTGTGGGCGCAGGACGAGGCCCGCAAGGCCGTGGGCATCGCCGGCGGCACCGTGCTGGAGGACGTCAAGCTCTCCGTGCCCGGCTCCGTGGTGCGCTTCGCCGAGACGCACCCCGCCGACGACGCCGAGGTCGCGGCGCAGCTCTCCGAGGTCCTGAACCGACTGCACGGCCACGTCGAGGCCCCCGCCGCCGCCTGA
- a CDS encoding AIM24 family protein has product MKSDLFSSDHMVQPAVAAGMTVQNAKSIKYAVQGEMFARQGAMVAYRGSLQFERKGQGVGGMLKRAVTGEGLPLMTVRGQGEAWFAHEAQNCFIVGIEPGDVFTVNGRNVLCFDASLSYEIKTVKGAGITGGGLFNSVFTGHGSLGLICEGNPLVIPVSSQQPVFVDTDAVVGWTAQLRTSLHRSQSIGSMIRGGSGEAVQLKLEGEGCVVVRPSEATPQKAQQH; this is encoded by the coding sequence ATGAAGAGCGATCTCTTTTCCAGTGACCACATGGTGCAGCCCGCCGTCGCGGCGGGCATGACCGTCCAGAACGCCAAGTCCATCAAGTACGCGGTCCAGGGCGAGATGTTCGCGCGCCAGGGCGCGATGGTCGCCTACCGGGGCAGTCTCCAGTTCGAGCGCAAGGGCCAGGGCGTGGGCGGGATGCTCAAGCGTGCGGTCACCGGTGAGGGACTCCCGCTGATGACCGTCCGCGGGCAGGGCGAGGCCTGGTTCGCGCACGAGGCACAGAACTGTTTCATCGTCGGCATCGAACCCGGCGATGTGTTCACGGTCAACGGCCGCAACGTCCTGTGCTTCGACGCCTCCCTGTCGTACGAGATCAAGACCGTCAAGGGCGCGGGCATCACCGGCGGCGGCCTGTTCAACAGCGTCTTCACCGGTCATGGCAGTCTGGGCCTGATATGCGAGGGCAACCCGCTCGTCATTCCCGTCTCCTCCCAGCAGCCGGTGTTCGTCGACACGGACGCGGTCGTCGGCTGGACGGCGCAGCTGCGCACCTCGCTGCACCGCTCGCAGTCGATCGGCTCGATGATCCGAGGGGGTTCGGGCGAGGCGGTGCAGCTGAAGCTGGAGGGCGAGGGCTGCGTCGTCGTACGCCCCAGCGAGGCGACGCCGCAGAAGGCGCAGCAGCACTGA
- a CDS encoding M4 family metallopeptidase: MRRPHIRRVAIAVAVTTAATIPGTAFASAPDGPARVAVQAASPVAAARAAAFAHASATGVTDGDTLRAKDVMTDPDGKQHVRFVRTHQGLPVLGGDLVVHLGRRGEYLGVTRAADHVVKPSTVEARLTPEQAERKAEAVAKGDAGTAQLVVDARAGGATLAYQVVVTDSDTTEAGQSSTVVVDARTGVVRSNTPNSDEFISPSLAAALRERGESATPQTGTAPGAAAPSALTGAAAAHYPATATGSGASLFAGKVALTTTRTARTSYLLKDPTRWNTETRDAKGQELESFARGKAFTDGDNKWGTGTTSARTTAAVDAQYGITQTLDFYKKTFGRKGIKNNSAGAKGMVHFGSKVGNAFWDSTCGCMLYGDGDGDLFKKPLVVLDVTGHELTHGVVDATAALEPTRVDNDGNQFGEPGALNESLADIFGSNVEFSANNPKNPPNYLVGEKLGLAQKFLRRLDHPSLDRLEETIDYWSPAAYDTEVHAGSGVSSHAFYLLAEGSGRKTINGVTYDSPTFDGSRVTGIGRTKATAVFYRALTRYMVSTTDFHDARTATLKAATDMYGANSAEYKAVDAAWAAVNVTTANTPAAGH, translated from the coding sequence GTGCGTAGACCCCACATACGCCGTGTGGCGATAGCCGTCGCCGTGACGACGGCCGCCACGATCCCCGGTACCGCCTTCGCCTCCGCGCCCGACGGGCCCGCCCGCGTGGCGGTCCAGGCCGCCTCGCCGGTGGCCGCGGCCAGGGCGGCGGCGTTCGCGCACGCCTCGGCCACCGGTGTCACCGACGGGGACACCCTCCGGGCCAAGGACGTGATGACGGACCCGGACGGAAAGCAGCACGTCCGCTTCGTCCGCACCCACCAGGGCCTTCCGGTCCTCGGCGGCGACCTGGTCGTCCACCTCGGCAGGCGGGGCGAGTACCTGGGCGTGACCCGGGCCGCCGACCACGTCGTGAAGCCGTCCACCGTCGAGGCGCGGCTGACGCCCGAGCAGGCCGAGCGGAAGGCCGAGGCCGTGGCGAAGGGCGACGCGGGCACCGCCCAGCTCGTCGTCGACGCCCGCGCCGGCGGCGCCACCCTCGCCTATCAGGTGGTCGTGACGGACAGCGACACCACCGAGGCCGGGCAGTCGAGCACGGTCGTCGTGGACGCCCGTACCGGCGTGGTCCGCAGCAACACCCCGAACAGCGACGAGTTCATCTCGCCGTCCCTGGCCGCGGCGCTGCGCGAGCGCGGCGAGAGCGCGACCCCGCAGACCGGCACGGCCCCCGGTGCCGCCGCGCCGTCCGCCCTCACCGGCGCCGCCGCGGCCCACTACCCGGCCACCGCCACCGGCAGCGGCGCCTCCCTGTTCGCGGGCAAGGTGGCGCTGACCACCACCCGGACCGCGCGGACCAGCTACCTGCTCAAGGACCCGACCCGGTGGAACACCGAGACCCGGGACGCCAAGGGCCAGGAACTGGAGTCCTTCGCCCGGGGCAAGGCGTTCACCGACGGCGACAACAAGTGGGGCACCGGCACCACTTCGGCCCGCACCACCGCCGCGGTCGACGCCCAGTACGGCATCACCCAGACCCTGGACTTCTACAAGAAGACCTTCGGCCGCAAGGGCATCAAGAACAACAGCGCCGGCGCCAAGGGAATGGTCCACTTCGGCAGCAAGGTCGGCAACGCGTTCTGGGACTCGACCTGCGGCTGCATGCTGTACGGCGACGGGGACGGCGATCTGTTCAAGAAGCCGCTGGTCGTCCTCGACGTCACCGGTCACGAGCTGACCCACGGGGTCGTCGACGCGACCGCCGCCCTCGAACCCACCCGTGTGGACAACGACGGCAACCAGTTCGGCGAGCCCGGCGCCCTGAACGAGTCGCTGGCCGACATCTTCGGCTCGAACGTCGAGTTCTCGGCGAACAACCCGAAGAACCCGCCGAACTACCTGGTGGGGGAGAAGCTGGGCCTCGCCCAGAAGTTCCTGCGCCGCCTCGACCACCCGTCCCTCGACCGGCTCGAGGAGACGATCGACTACTGGTCGCCCGCCGCGTACGACACCGAGGTGCACGCCGGCTCCGGGGTCTCCTCGCACGCGTTCTACCTGCTCGCCGAGGGCAGCGGACGCAAGACGATCAACGGCGTGACGTACGACTCGCCGACGTTCGACGGTTCCCGGGTGACCGGCATCGGCCGCACCAAGGCCACCGCCGTCTTCTACCGGGCGCTCACCCGGTACATGGTCTCCACGACCGATTTCCACGACGCACGGACGGCGACGCTCAAGGCCGCCACCGACATGTACGGCGCGAACAGCGCCGAGTACAAGGCGGTGGACGCGGCCTGGGCCGCGGTCAACGTCACGACGGCCAACACCCCGGCCGCCGGACACTGA
- a CDS encoding polyprenyl synthetase family protein: MDRCRDLVAPVLSEAIGTLHPWLAEMARYALGHCEVGGAPADHGGGKGVRQALAVLGAEIVSGPARAGVPAAVAVELVHVFSLLHDDIMDGDTLRRGRPAVWKAYGTGPAVLAGDALFALAVETVALTPQAGTAVRQLTAALNDLVRGQADDLLFAERPWTGSDAVGPAEYEAMAERKTGALLGCALALGARLAGAPDRAVTALDRAGRHLGVAFQIADDVLGIWGDPSVTGKPVHSDLRQGKKTLPVLAALGGAGYGELDELLALSHSLDEAGVRRATALVERAGGRAAAVREARRHLAAADTLLAGLPLAPGPAAELHTMLSALADRTI, encoded by the coding sequence CTGGACCGCTGCCGCGACCTCGTGGCCCCCGTCCTGTCGGAGGCGATCGGCACGCTGCACCCGTGGCTCGCCGAGATGGCCCGGTACGCGCTCGGCCACTGCGAGGTCGGCGGCGCGCCCGCCGACCACGGAGGGGGCAAGGGCGTACGGCAGGCCCTGGCCGTCCTCGGGGCGGAGATCGTCTCGGGTCCGGCCCGGGCGGGGGTACCGGCGGCCGTCGCGGTGGAACTCGTCCACGTCTTCTCGCTGCTCCACGACGACATCATGGACGGCGACACGCTCCGCCGCGGGCGCCCGGCCGTGTGGAAGGCGTACGGCACGGGACCCGCCGTGCTCGCGGGCGACGCGCTGTTCGCACTGGCCGTCGAGACCGTGGCCCTCACACCCCAAGCCGGTACGGCCGTACGGCAGTTGACGGCAGCGCTCAACGACCTGGTGCGCGGTCAGGCCGACGACCTGCTCTTCGCCGAGCGGCCCTGGACCGGGTCCGACGCGGTCGGCCCGGCGGAGTACGAGGCGATGGCCGAGCGCAAGACCGGGGCACTGCTCGGCTGCGCCCTGGCCCTGGGCGCCCGGCTGGCCGGAGCACCGGACCGGGCGGTGACCGCCCTCGACCGCGCGGGCCGCCATCTCGGCGTCGCCTTCCAGATCGCCGACGACGTGCTGGGCATCTGGGGCGATCCGTCGGTCACCGGCAAGCCGGTCCACAGCGACCTGCGGCAGGGCAAGAAGACGTTGCCGGTGCTCGCCGCGCTCGGCGGAGCCGGATACGGCGAACTGGACGAACTCCTGGCGCTCTCCCACTCCTTGGACGAAGCGGGCGTGCGCCGTGCGACGGCCCTCGTCGAGCGGGCCGGGGGACGCGCGGCCGCCGTGCGCGAGGCGCGCCGCCATCTGGCCGCGGCGGACACGCTCCTGGCGGGACTGCCCCTCGCGCCCGGGCCCGCGGCGGAACTCCACACCATGCTGTCCGCCCTCGCCGACCGCACGATCTGA
- a CDS encoding tetratricopeptide repeat protein, whose translation MYGKAFAPEYQGALTTLSVNSSLTDVLAAGTEQLRAAERTGARAEAARSGLAVAEAHRRLGQVADADRAWKASYRTAREAGDGAAMAWALWSGGTLARQRGAFPLAWRLLRLAAELGGQAGDVVVRGYSLAGMAETGRIQGDYAAVTALHEQLLAEARKRGEARHTVWALEGIAQIHRNTGAYDTAYAMFEEAAEIAAGAEDRRGHAWALRGLADIVSVRDGDTDRALELLGEAEVSCRAMKLSGALAYNHKMRGNVLYRAGRYEQAREVYAGALAEFEAMSEPRGTALSRLGLVKSLARLGRGGAETAADLDELAVALEGIGLRHAHRMVERARAELGLTTGTGEREAA comes from the coding sequence ATGTACGGCAAAGCCTTCGCCCCGGAATACCAGGGCGCCTTGACCACCCTGTCGGTGAACTCCTCGCTGACCGACGTCCTCGCGGCGGGCACGGAGCAACTGCGCGCCGCCGAACGCACCGGCGCCCGCGCCGAGGCCGCCCGTTCCGGCCTCGCGGTCGCCGAGGCGCACCGCAGGCTCGGGCAGGTCGCGGACGCCGACCGGGCCTGGAAGGCGAGTTACCGCACCGCCCGGGAGGCCGGCGACGGCGCCGCGATGGCATGGGCGCTGTGGAGCGGCGGCACCCTGGCCCGCCAGCGCGGAGCGTTCCCACTGGCATGGCGGCTGCTGCGCCTGGCCGCCGAACTCGGCGGGCAGGCGGGGGACGTCGTGGTGCGCGGCTACTCCCTGGCCGGCATGGCGGAGACCGGCCGCATCCAGGGCGACTACGCGGCCGTGACCGCTCTGCACGAGCAGTTGCTGGCCGAGGCGCGCAAGCGAGGCGAGGCCCGGCACACCGTGTGGGCCCTGGAAGGCATCGCCCAGATCCACCGCAACACCGGTGCGTACGACACCGCTTACGCGATGTTCGAGGAGGCCGCCGAGATAGCCGCCGGCGCCGAGGACCGGCGCGGCCACGCCTGGGCACTGCGCGGACTCGCGGACATCGTCTCCGTGCGCGACGGGGACACGGACCGCGCGCTGGAGCTGCTGGGCGAGGCCGAGGTCTCCTGCCGTGCGATGAAACTGTCCGGCGCGCTCGCCTACAACCACAAGATGCGCGGCAACGTCCTCTACCGCGCCGGGCGTTACGAGCAGGCCCGCGAGGTGTACGCGGGCGCCCTCGCCGAGTTCGAGGCGATGAGCGAGCCGCGCGGCACGGCCCTGTCGCGCCTCGGGCTGGTCAAGTCCCTCGCCCGCCTCGGCCGTGGCGGTGCCGAGACCGCCGCCGATCTGGACGAGCTGGCCGTGGCGCTGGAGGGCATCGGACTGCGTCACGCCCACCGGATGGTCGAACGAGCCCGCGCGGAACTCGGGTTGACCACCGGGACCGGCGAGAGGGAGGCCGCGTGA
- a CDS encoding aminoglycoside phosphotransferase family protein — MHADETRIGASLVRRLLAEQFPRWARLPLRRVRSAGTVNALYRLGDELTVRLPRIANGADDAVREHAWLPRLAPRLPFPVPEIVGLGTPTAIYPWHWSVLRWLDGDPPTAGALPDGRQLAADLGAFVASLRALDLPGGPPAHRGTPLSAVDAETRSAINDLRGSVDTGAATAAWEEALAAPRWTGPPRWLHSDLMPMNLLVREGRLAAVLDFATLGTGDPACDLVPAWNLLPATARPVFRDAAGADGADWARGRGWALSMALVQLPYYRDTNPVIAANATHVIHEALAGRRDL, encoded by the coding sequence ATGCACGCGGACGAGACACGGATCGGCGCATCGCTCGTACGGCGCCTGCTGGCCGAGCAGTTCCCCCGCTGGGCCCGGCTGCCCCTCAGGCGGGTGCGGTCGGCCGGAACCGTCAACGCCCTCTACCGCCTGGGCGACGAGCTGACCGTCCGTCTCCCGCGTATCGCCAACGGCGCCGACGACGCGGTCAGGGAACACGCATGGCTGCCGCGGCTCGCGCCCAGGCTCCCGTTCCCGGTCCCCGAGATCGTCGGCCTCGGCACCCCCACCGCCATCTACCCCTGGCACTGGTCCGTCCTGCGCTGGCTCGACGGCGACCCTCCGACGGCCGGCGCCCTGCCCGACGGACGACAACTGGCCGCCGATCTGGGCGCGTTCGTCGCCTCCCTGCGCGCCCTGGACCTGCCCGGCGGTCCGCCCGCCCACCGCGGCACACCGCTGAGCGCGGTGGACGCCGAGACCCGCTCGGCGATCAACGACCTGCGCGGCAGCGTCGACACCGGTGCCGCGACGGCGGCCTGGGAGGAGGCGCTCGCGGCACCGCGGTGGACGGGCCCGCCCCGCTGGCTCCACTCGGACCTGATGCCGATGAACCTGCTGGTCCGCGAGGGCCGCCTCGCGGCCGTCCTCGACTTCGCCACCCTCGGCACCGGCGATCCGGCCTGCGACCTCGTCCCGGCCTGGAACCTGCTGCCCGCCACGGCCAGGCCCGTCTTCCGGGACGCGGCCGGGGCCGACGGCGCCGACTGGGCACGGGGACGCGGCTGGGCCCTGTCCATGGCCCTCGTCCAACTCCCTTACTACCGCGACACGAACCCGGTGATCGCGGCCAACGCCACCCACGTCATCCACGAAGCACTCGCCGGACGGCGGGACTTGTAG
- a CDS encoding helix-turn-helix transcriptional regulator, with protein MVNTEFGRAVRRWRDRVTPEAVGLPGGGNRRAAGLRREELALLAGISVDYVTRLEQGRAAHPSEQVVEALARALRLSGAEREHLFQVAGLVPPGRGMVPAHITPGVHRLLDRLSETPVAVYDAAWTLLLANPLYAALLGDPSGWRGNERNGVWRNFVGPAGRVRHTPRERRAFEATLAADLRATASRYPTDRRLGQLIEDLCANSIRFAELWESGAVARHEASRKIVDHPQVGAVTLDCDVLSVAGSDLRIMVYTAEPGTEDAERVALLGVLGTQALVE; from the coding sequence ATGGTGAACACGGAGTTCGGCCGGGCGGTGCGACGCTGGCGTGACCGGGTCACGCCGGAGGCCGTCGGGCTGCCCGGCGGGGGCAACCGGCGCGCGGCCGGACTGCGCCGCGAGGAGCTGGCTCTGCTCGCGGGCATCTCGGTCGACTACGTCACGCGCCTCGAACAGGGCCGGGCCGCCCATCCCTCGGAGCAGGTCGTCGAGGCCCTGGCCCGGGCGCTGCGGCTGTCCGGAGCCGAACGCGAGCACCTCTTCCAGGTGGCCGGACTGGTGCCGCCGGGCCGGGGCATGGTGCCGGCCCACATCACACCGGGAGTCCACCGGCTGCTCGACCGGCTGAGCGAGACGCCGGTGGCGGTGTACGACGCGGCCTGGACCCTGCTGCTGGCCAACCCGCTGTACGCGGCCCTGCTCGGCGATCCCTCGGGGTGGCGGGGCAACGAGCGCAACGGGGTGTGGCGCAACTTCGTCGGCCCCGCGGGACGGGTGCGGCACACACCCAGGGAGCGGCGGGCGTTCGAGGCGACGCTGGCGGCCGACCTGCGGGCGACCGCGAGCAGGTACCCGACGGACCGGCGCCTCGGGCAGCTCATCGAGGACCTGTGCGCGAACAGCATCCGGTTCGCGGAGCTGTGGGAGTCCGGAGCCGTCGCCCGCCACGAGGCGTCCCGCAAGATCGTCGACCATCCCCAGGTCGGTGCCGTGACGCTGGACTGCGATGTGCTCAGTGTCGCGGGCAGCGACCTCCGGATCATGGTCTACACGGCCGAGCCCGGCACGGAGGACGCCGAACGCGTCGCGCTCCTCGGTGTACTCGGAACGCAGGCCCTGGTGGAGTGA
- a CDS encoding SDR family oxidoreductase, with product MTTTLITGANKGLGFETARRLVAAGHTVYLGSRDPERGRRAAERLGARPLVIDVTDDASVAAAAKTVEAEGGLDVLVNNAGVEGRGEGNTVIGPAEVTAGMMRELFETNVFGVVRVTHAFLPLLQRSAAPVVVNLSSGLASLERISDPASPTHFYPGLAYPASKAGVNMITVQYAKAFPGIRVNAVEPGYTATDLNGNTGTQTVEEGAEIIVRMALIGPDGPTGGFFDAAGPVPW from the coding sequence ATGACCACCACACTCATCACCGGAGCGAACAAGGGTCTCGGCTTCGAGACGGCCCGCCGGCTCGTGGCGGCGGGCCACACCGTCTACCTGGGCAGCCGCGACCCGGAACGCGGCCGGCGCGCCGCGGAGCGGCTCGGGGCGCGCCCCCTCGTCATCGACGTCACCGACGACGCGTCGGTCGCCGCGGCGGCGAAGACCGTCGAGGCGGAGGGCGGCCTGGACGTCCTGGTCAACAACGCCGGCGTCGAGGGACGCGGCGAGGGGAACACCGTGATCGGCCCGGCCGAGGTGACCGCCGGAATGATGCGCGAGCTGTTCGAGACGAACGTCTTCGGCGTCGTCCGCGTCACCCACGCCTTCCTGCCCCTGCTCCAGCGGTCCGCGGCGCCGGTCGTGGTGAACCTCAGCAGCGGCCTCGCCTCGCTGGAGCGCATCAGCGACCCCGCGAGCCCGACCCATTTCTACCCGGGCCTCGCCTATCCGGCCTCCAAGGCCGGCGTCAACATGATCACCGTGCAGTACGCGAAGGCGTTCCCCGGCATCCGCGTCAACGCGGTCGAGCCGGGCTACACCGCCACCGACCTGAACGGGAACACCGGCACGCAGACCGTGGAGGAGGGCGCCGAGATCATCGTACGGATGGCGCTCATCGGGCCGGACGGACCGACCGGCGGCTTCTTCGACGCGGCGGGCCCCGTTCCCTGGTGA
- a CDS encoding alpha-ketoglutarate-dependent dioxygenase AlkB, with product MAMHLQGSLFDQTDELRLGPLDGLRRTTLGDGAWIDLLPGWVSGADELFTHLAAEVPWRAERRQMYEHVVDVPRLLAYFRAGDPLPHPVLDEARDALSAHYAEELGEAFTTAGLCCYRDGRDSVAWHGDRIGRGAREDTMVAIVSVGAPRDLLLRPRGGGDTVRRPLGHGDLIVMGGSCQRTWEHAIPKTARATGPRISVQFRPDGVS from the coding sequence ATGGCCATGCATCTCCAGGGCTCCCTCTTCGACCAGACCGACGAACTCCGTCTGGGCCCGCTCGACGGGCTCCGGCGCACGACGCTGGGCGACGGGGCCTGGATCGACCTGCTGCCGGGCTGGGTGAGCGGGGCCGACGAGCTCTTCACCCACCTCGCCGCCGAGGTCCCGTGGCGGGCCGAACGACGCCAGATGTACGAGCACGTGGTGGACGTACCCCGGCTGCTCGCGTACTTCCGCGCGGGCGATCCCCTGCCGCACCCGGTCCTCGACGAGGCGAGGGACGCGCTGTCGGCGCACTACGCGGAGGAGCTGGGCGAGGCGTTCACCACGGCCGGGCTCTGCTGCTACCGGGACGGCCGCGACAGCGTGGCCTGGCACGGGGACAGGATCGGCCGGGGTGCCCGCGAGGACACGATGGTCGCCATCGTGTCGGTGGGCGCCCCGCGCGACCTCCTGCTGCGGCCCCGCGGCGGCGGGGACACCGTCCGGCGTCCGCTGGGCCACGGCGACCTCATCGTCATGGGCGGCTCCTGCCAGCGCACCTGGGAGCACGCGATCCCCAAGACGGCGCGGGCCACTGGACCCCGGATCAGCGTTCAGTTCCGCCCGGACGGGGTGAGCTGA
- a CDS encoding TetR family transcriptional regulator yields the protein MTTPHSGLAASPAARARDQEAAPAPRRDAEASKAEILRAARYLLARHAHADITLKAVADRAGVSPPLILKYFGNKDALFARVMSFESDAEALLDAPLEELGRHMVRHLLEGQTQRGADPVLRIVFAPLQGEQGEILRANFRAQVSDRLAGRLGGRDAGLRAELAVSTLLGLGVMYGIARGSHLRATSVDDIVDRYAPAVQAQLAP from the coding sequence GTGACCACCCCGCACTCCGGTCTCGCGGCGTCCCCTGCCGCCCGGGCCCGGGACCAGGAGGCCGCGCCCGCCCCCCGTCGTGACGCCGAGGCCAGCAAGGCGGAGATCCTGCGGGCGGCCCGGTATCTGCTGGCCCGGCACGCGCACGCGGACATCACGCTCAAGGCCGTCGCCGACCGGGCCGGGGTGAGCCCGCCGCTGATCCTGAAGTACTTCGGCAACAAGGACGCGCTGTTCGCCCGCGTGATGTCCTTCGAGTCCGACGCCGAGGCCCTGCTGGACGCGCCCCTGGAGGAGCTCGGCCGGCACATGGTCCGCCATCTCCTCGAAGGCCAGACCCAGCGCGGTGCCGACCCCGTCCTGAGGATCGTGTTCGCCCCGCTCCAGGGGGAGCAGGGCGAGATCCTGCGGGCCAACTTCCGCGCCCAGGTCAGCGACCGTCTCGCCGGGCGGCTCGGCGGCCGGGACGCGGGGCTGCGCGCCGAACTCGCCGTGAGCACGCTGCTCGGCCTCGGCGTGATGTACGGGATCGCGCGGGGCTCGCATCTGCGCGCCACCTCCGTCGACGACATCGTCGACCGCTACGCGCCCGCGGTGCAGGCCCAGCTCGCTCCGTAG